A window of Komagataella phaffii GS115 chromosome 1, complete sequence contains these coding sequences:
- a CDS encoding Protein involved in regulated synthesis of PtdIns(3,5)P(2) → MDKNIQRGLNDRLYEKRKAAALELEKLIKDLIKAGDSNKINEIISKLSRDFAYAVHQPNSRNGGLIGLAATAIALGQHEVPKYLEKIIHPVLACFGDQDARVRYYACESLYNISKVAKGEILLYFNEIFDNLCKLTADSEVSVKKGADLLDRLIKDIVAEKATTYVSVLNVKKPEDYKELKSTVEKPNGKTIQVNEPQSPLAFSLPKFIILLKERIYVMNPYVRMFLVSWIRLLDSISDLDLIYYLPTFLSGLIQFLSDGHDDVKVATHSLLDLLLQEIENINEIKKILQESKKENTTNKLTLDNESGSSVKVDHPIQRIVEGNYIHGQDINLDFPEIIHILISHLDSSKEEIQIVVLSWLATLLKISPLSFIPLIPDILSILLSIVAHEGTSRESAIQLNLELMKLIEGHEIEGDDKSLNISQIVKVLTLNSLNDKEQTRLAALDWLIMLNDKCFEEVLSNNNETISVHLLRAMSDPSEKVIDKVLQLLANIANRGNDKYFESFMIDLLQLFKSDRLLLESRGNFILRTLCISLNPEMIYSSLAKVLENEPDLGFISIMVQMLNNNLITAPELTKLRHNLNLKSNMNESEEDWNLFKRLFKSWSHNPPALLSLCMLCQSYQLAFGILETFTENELTVSLMVQIDILVQLLESPVFAKLRMQLLSPESNPYLYRCLYGILMLLPQSTAFHTLKTRLDSVSNINNLPIPSNRRNSEAKIESRIEEKLELLEIFKSIQQKHEEYRLSELNKKAPRDYDLGQLSKLSLNPASPKTEEFSDKSGIGSNKSDKTSKKQSTLVRKISSRPFGIGFNNNDKD, encoded by the coding sequence atggATAAAAACATCCAAAGGGGCCTGAATGACAGGCTTTACGAAAAGAGAAAAGCCGCCGCTTTGgaattggagaaattgatcaaagacCTGATAAAAGCCGGCGATTCTAACAAGATCAATGAAATTATCTCGAAGTTATCTAGAGACTTTGCCTACGCTGTTCACCAGCCAAACTCAAGAAATGGAGGTCTCATTGGATTGGCTGCTACCGCAATTGCCTTGGGACAGCATGAAGTACCAAAATATTTAGAGAAGATCATTCACCCCGTTTTGGCGTGTTTTGGTGATCAGGATGCAAGGGTTCGTTATTATGCCTGTGAATCTCTATACAACATATCCAAAGTCGCCAAGGGTGAAATCTTGCTGTATTTCAACgaaatttttgataatcTGTGCAAATTGACTGCTGATTCAGAAGTCAGTGTCAAGAAAGGTGCTGATTTACTGGACCGCCTCATCAAAGACATCGTGGCTGAAAAGGCAACCACCTACGTGTCTGTCTTGAACGTCAAAAAACCGGAGGATTACAAGGAGTTAAAGTCCACTGTGGAAAAACCTAATGGAAAGACAATCCAAGTTAATGAGCCCCAATCTCCATTGGCTTTTTCGCTTCCCAAGTTCATCATTTTACTAAAGGAAAGAATTTACGTAATGAACCCCTACGTTCGTATGTTTCTGGTTTCTTGGATCAGACTTTTAGATTCTATATCAGATTTAGATTTGATTTACTATCTTCCGACTTTTTTGAGTGGCTTGATCCAGTTTTTAAGTGATGGACATGATGATGTCAAAGTTGCTACCCACAGTTTGCTTGATCTACTGCTCCAAGAGATCGAAAACATCAATGAgataaaaaaaatactgcaagaatcaaagaaagaaaataccACTAATAAGCTAACTTTAGACAATGAAAGTGGCTCCTCAGTTAAAGTTGACCATCCGATCCAGCGTATTGTCGAAGGAAACTATATACATGGTCAAGATATTAATCTGGATTTTCCAGAGATCATTCACATTCTAATATCCCACTTAGATTCATCCAAGGAGGAAATACAAATTGTTGTTCTGTCTTGGTTAGCCACGCTACTAAAAATATCACCCTTGAGTTTTATACCCCTGATACCTGATATTCTGAGCATTTTACTGTCAATTGTTGCCCATGAGGGAACGTCAAGAGAGAGTGCAATACAACTGAACTTGGAGCTTATGAAATTAATCGAAGGGCATGAGATTGAGGGTGATGATAAAAGTTTGAATATTTCCCAAATTGTTAAAGtcttgactttgaattCCTTGAACGACAAAGAACAGACTCGACTAGCAGCCTTGGACTGGTTAATAATGTTGAATGACAAATGCTTCGAAGAAGTtctttccaacaataatgAAACCATATCCGTGCATTTGCTTCGAGCTATGAGTGATCCCAGTGAAAAGGTTATTGATAAAGTTTTACAACTGCTGGCGAACATTGCCAACAGAGGAAACGATaaatattttgaatcatttaTGATAGACCTACTgcagcttttcaaaagtgATAGACTTCTCTTAGAAAGTAGAGGTAACTTTATATTAAGAACCCTTTGTATCTCTCTTAACCCAGAGATGATATACAGTTCATTGGCAAAAGTTTTAGAGAATGAGCCGGATCTTGGGTTCATATCGATTATGGTGCAAATGTTGAACAATAATTTAATCACTGCTCCTGAATTGACCAAGTTGAGGCACAATCTGAACCTAAAAAGTAATATGAACGAAAGCGAAGAAGATTGGAACCTTTTTAAAAGGTTGTTCAAGAGCTGGTCTCACAATCCACCAGCGTTACTTTCATTATGTATGCTATGTCAATCTTATCAGCTGGCTTTCGgcattttggaaacatTTACAGAAAACGAACTAACCGTTAGTTTGATGGTCCAGATTGACATACTAGTTCAGTTACTAGAAAGTCCAGTGTTTGCAAAACTGAGAATGCAGCTATTGTCACCGGAGTCAAATCCTTATCTCTACAGATGCCTCTATGGGATATTGATGTTGCTACCCCAATCTACCGCATTTCACACGCTGAAAACTCGTCTGGATAGCGTTtcaaatatcaacaaccTTCCTATACCTTCCAATAGAAGAAACAGTGAAGCAAAAATCGAGAGCCGAAtagaagagaaacttgaactattagaaattttcaagtcCATTCAACAAAAACACGAAGAATATCGGCTATCTGAACTAAACAAAAAGGCACCCAGAGATTATGACCTTGGCCAACtatcaaaactttctttgaacCCTGCTAGTCCTAAGACGGAAGAATTTAGTGATAAGTCAGGAATTGGATCAAATAAATCTGACAAAACATCCAAAAAACAGAGTACCTTGGtaagaaaaatttcaagtCGGCCATTTGGAATTGGATTCAATAATAACGATAAAGATTGA